The following coding sequences are from one Cygnus olor isolate bCygOlo1 chromosome 2, bCygOlo1.pri.v2, whole genome shotgun sequence window:
- the LRRC14B gene encoding leucine-rich repeat-containing protein 14B, with the protein MKSLRFLSAEAFVSNAEFARKSLSSVAHNLFPLLFKASYLLEQGEVIHDLVKNWPLVDFNMGKLLGTTMDYQEDLSHRTCSVCLESCLTGLRDYVLHHPSPCVKRLKIVDLTGIKDVEVQFCDCKKPMGRWARTELLSKLCLELLVDLQQMQCKPCTFKISIDVLVDLFVTERNYELVMQALLQKCYCPLKICCVAFRADNLALQKFFCIIKLTDPSLLRKLEVVHNVRLEMEHLEILFNSIHFPLLMSLTLPARTFNVQRHTATDELMLTTIGEKMGEMTQLTELSLAFSILTGRIQKLLSPLKTPLKMLDVSNCSLNHDDMAYLANSFHSYHLETLDLSGHDIPDLYPSTFFKLLSHSSSVLRSLILEDCNIQDSHVNMLILGLSPCYKLQDFKFLGNPLSSEALKHLFTFLCELPMLKNVEFPVPVDCYPIGISYPIDDASLCRFDHQKYERIAEELNIILLQGNREDVKASTPLFGSYDAAVQETNEELGACLIMSFKETLEKFTASLSKMS; encoded by the exons ATGAAGTCTCTCCGATTCCTTAGCGCTGAAGCATTTGTGTCAAATGCAGAGTTTGCAAGGAAGAGTCTCAGCAGTGTTGCCCAtaatctttttcctctcctttttaaaGCAAGCTATTTGTTAGAGCAAGGGGAAGTGATTCATGACTTGGTAAAGAACTGGCCGCTTGTCGACTTTAACATGGGAAAACTTCTGGGAACTACTATGGACTACCAGGAAGACCTGAGCCACAGAACATGCTCAGTGTGCTTGGAAAGCTGTCTTACAGGGCTGAGAGACTATGTCCTGCATCATCCTTCTCCCTGTGTGAAAAGGTTGAAAATAGTGGACCTGACAGGTATAAAAGATGTTGAAGTTCAGTTTTGTGACTGTAAGAAGCCAATGGGGAGGTGGGCCaggacagagctgctctctAAGCTTTGCTTAGAACTGCTGGTTGACCTGCAACAAATGCAATGCAAGCCATGTACCTTTAAAATCAGTATTGATGTGCTAGTTGACTTGTTTGTTACAGAACGCAACTATGAGCTGGTAATGCAGGCCCTGTTGCAGAAGTGTTATTGTCCACTGAAGATCTGCTGTGTGGCATTCAGAGCTGACAACTTGGCTTTGCAGAAATTCTTCTGTATCATAAAGCTCACTGACCCCTCTTTGTTGCGCAAACTGGAAGTAGTTCACAATGTTCGCCTGGAAATGGAACACTTGGAAATACTCTTCAACAGCATCCACTTCCCTCTACTGATGTCCTTGACCTTGCCAGCACGAACATTTAATGTGCAGAGACACACAGCTACAGATGAACTGATGCTTACTACCATTGGAGAAAAGATGGGTGAAATGACACAACTGACTGAGCTGAGTCTGGCATTTTCTATACTCACAGGAAGAATACAGAAACTGCTCAG ccCACTAAAAACTCCGCTGAAGATGCTGGATGTTTCTAACTGCTCATTGAACCATGACGATATGGCCTATTTAGCCAATAGCTTCCATTCTTATCACTTGGAAACCCTGGATCTGAGTGGGCATGATATACCCGACCTTTACCCATCAACGTTCTTTAAACTTCTTAGCCATTCCTCTTCAGTCCTTAGGAGTCTTATCTTGGAGGACTGTAATATCCAAGATAGTCATGTCAACATGCTGATTTTAGGCTTAAGCCCTTGTTATAAACTACAGGATTTTAAATTTCTTGGAAACCCACTGTCATCTGAAGCACTTAAACACcttttcacatttctctgtgAATTGCCAATGCTGAAAAATGTGGAGTTTCCAGTTCCAGTGGACTGCTACCCTATTGGCATCAGCTACCCAATTGATGATGCCAGTCTCTGCAGATTTGATCaccaaaaatatgaaagaatagCGGAGGAGCTTAATATCATTTTACTCCAAGGAAATCGGGAGGATGTGAAGGCTTCAACTCCCCTCTTTGGCAGTTATGATGCAGCTGTTCAGGAGACAAATGAAGAATTGGGAGCCTGTTTGATTATGTCCTTTAAGGAGACTTTAGAAAAGTTCACTGCTTCTCTTAGCAAAATGAGTTAA